The Nocardia terpenica nucleotide sequence GATGCCGGTGCGGGGTGGAACGGTCTGGGGGCGGCTGGTGCCGTCGATGTGGGTGGCGGCCACGATCGGGCCGGGATGGGTGGTGGGTAGCGTGAACGACATGAAGGGTGCGTGAACAGTGGTGTGGCCGAACAGTTCTGGAGTGTGTTCGGCGAGGACGGAGGGCCCGAAGGGGCGGAATTGTTCGCGTCGTTTGATGCGGTTGACGCGGTCGCGCATAACAGCCGAGGACGGGTCGGCCAGCAGGGACCGGGCTCCGAGCGCGCGGGGCCCGAATTCCATGCGCCCCTGGAACCAGGCAACGATGTGGCCTCGGGCGAGGAGTTCGGCGGTGCTGGCGGCGGGGTCGTCGGTCTGGCGGTAGGCGATTCCGCATTCCCGGAGTACGGAGTCGATGGCTTGGTCGGTGTAGGCGGGGCCGAGGCGGGTGTCGTCGAGCCGGGCAGGCCGGTGTCCGTGGGCGGCGGCGACTACCAGGGCTGCGCCGAGGGCGGTGCCAGCGTCTCCGCAGGCGGGAGCGGCGTAGATGTCGGTGAACCCGGCGTGGGTGACGAGCTTGCCGACGGCGACGGAGTTCTCCATCACGCCCCCGGCGACGCACAAGTGGGTGTCGCCGGGTCGGCGGTGTCGCTCGACGAGGGCATGGACTGCGGTTTCGATGACGGCCTGGGTGGTGGCGGCGATGTCGGCGTGCTCGGACCGCAGCGGGCCGCCGGGAAGGCGTCGCGGGGGAAAGCCGGGGAGGGTGTCCTCGGCGATCATCGGCAGCTGGTCGGTGTGGAACAGCGGGTGCCGGTGGAACACTTCCCGGTGCAGCAGGGAGGTGTTCAGGTGCGGGTGCCCGGCGTCGATCGTGAGCAGCGGCTGGCGTGGATAGGGTGTGCCGTGGGCGGCCAGGCCCATGACCTTGTATTCGTCGTTCTGGCTGCGGTAGCCGAGGTATTGGGTCATGGCTGCGACGAACAGGCCGACCGAGTCGGGAAACGGGACCGTGTCGACGGGGGTGAGTTTCCCGGCGGCACCGCGGAATACCGCCGCGCAGACGCCGTCTCCGGCTTGGTCGGCGGTGACCACCAGCGATTCGTCGAACCCGGAGATCAGGTAGGCCGACGCAGCGTGCGCGAGGTGGTGGTCGATGTATTCGATGGCCGGGACGTGCCCGAACTGGTACCACAGATACGCCTCGAATCGTGGCCGGAAGTCGTGCCAGGTGGCGCGCGGGAACGCGATCACGTCGACGTCGTGGATGGTGATCGCGGCTTCGGCGAGGACGTAGCGGATGGCGTGGTCGGGCATCAGCCCGACGGCGTGTTTGTAGCGCAGGAACCGTTCCTCCTCGGCGGCGGCGACGATCCGGTCGTCGTGGATCAAGACGGCGGCGGCGTCGTGGTCGGCGCGGCCGAAGGTTCCGTGAATTCCCAACACGTACATCGTGTTTCACCCCTGGACGGAGGTCGGCTGCCGGTAGGCGGCTATCGTGCGGTCCAGGCCCTCCCGCAGCGGGATGTGCGGTGCCCAGCCGAAGACGGCGCGCGCCTTGACCGCGGTGGTGACCTGGCGAGGTGGATCCGCGGGCCGGGCTGGCGCGAACTCGATGCTGGCGTCGGGGTGGGCGATGGAGTCGACGATGTAGCGGGTGACGCCGAGGGTGGTGTCTTCACCGCCGGTGCCGATATTGAAGGTCTGGCCATGTACGTCGTCGCGGCCGGACAGCGCTGCGGCGGCGAGTAGTTCGCACACGTCCTCGACGTGGATCCAGTCGCGGCGCGCGCTCCCGTCACCGAACAGGGGGATGGGTTGCCCGGCCAGGGCGCGGGTAATCGCGGCCGGGATCAGCCAGCCGGGATACTGGTCGGGGCCGTAGATGGTGACCGGTCGGAACACGATCACGGGCAGGCCCTCGCGGGCGTGGAATGCCGACAGGTACGCCTCGAACGCCGCCTTGGCTGCGGCGTAGATGCTCACCGGGTGGATCGGGTCGGTTTCGGCTAGGTCATCGGAGTTGTTGACGCCGTAGACGTCGGCGGTAGACAAGAACAGCAGCCGCCCGATCCGCGCATCGACCAGTTCCTGGAGATACCCCAGGGGGTTGTCGAGGACTGCGGTCTGGGGGTGCGCGGCGGTGTTGACCTCGGCGGCCAGATGGATCACCAAGTCACCTGGTCCTGCCAGCCGTGTCAGGGTGCCGGGGGTGTAGATCGAGCAGCACTCGAACCGCACCCGAGGGCTGTTGAGGATCTGCGCGGGGATCTTCTGCACCCCGTACTGCAGAGGGTCGATGCATACCAGCTGTTCGTGGTCGGCAAAGGCTGGGTCGGTGTGGATACGGCGCAGCAGGTTGACGCCGAGGAATCCGGACGCACCGGGAATGACGATGTTGGCCATCAGGGTTCACCTCGTGAGGGATACGCGCAGGGTGTCGATCACGTGGTCGACGGTCGCGTTGGTCATGGCCCGCCACAGCGGCAGGCAGATGTGGCGGGCCGCGAAATCGTCGGCCCCCGGGAAACCGTCACCGACATTGAGGCCACCGAACAGGGGCTGACGGTGCAGCGGCTGCTCGTACACGCCCTGCGCCAAGACGACCCCCTCCGCACAGACCTTGTCGCGCAGGGCTTTCCGGTCGACACCAGAGTCGAGCAGGGCGATGGCTTTGTGGCCGCTCACCTGCCCGGCCAGGCTCGGAAACTCGAGCAGGGCAACATCTGTCAGGGCGGCGGTGTAGCGGTCGATCACCACGCGCCGCCGCTGCCGATCGCGGTCGAGGTGGTTGAGTTCGGCGGCCCCGAGCGCTGCGCCGAGTTCGGTCATCCGCCAGCTGCCACCCCACACCACGTGTCGACCGTCCGCATCCTTGCCCTGGTTGCGGTACATCCGAGCCAACCGATCCAAATCCGGGTCGTCGGTGGTGATCACCCCGCCCTCACCGGTAGTGACGACCTTGGTGGCGAACAGCGAGAACGCCGCCGCGTACCCGAGCCCGCCAGCCGGGCGGCTGGCGAGGGTGGAACCGTGCGCGTGCGCGGCGTCCTCGATCACCGGCACCCCGGCCTCGTCGCACAGCCGCAGGATCTGCGGCAGGTCGGGGCAGAGGTAGCCGCCGATATGGACGATCACCACCGCGGCGACCTCGCCGTCGAGACGCCGCTCGAGATCGGCGCGGTCGGGGTACAGGCCCGCGTCATAGAGCTCGACGCGCGCACCGGCCGTCAGCGCAGCGGCGGCGGTCGCGTAGTTGGTGTTCGCCGGTACCAGCACTGTCCGACCGCGCACGTTCAACGTGCGGTAGATGATTTCCAGCGCGGTCGATCCGGAGTTGACCGCGATCGCATACCGTGTGCCCGCCAGCGCGGCCACAGCGGCCTCGACGGCCTCGGTATGGGCGCCGAGAACCAGCTGACCCGACCGCAGAATCTGCTCGGCCGCAGCCAGCGTGGTGGCGATCTCGTCGTCGGGTACGGCGGCAGTGAACGGGGGAATCATCGAGCGCTCGCCTCCTGGTGCGCCGTCCACGGCGTCACGTCCACGAACTCGGCGACATCGACCGGGCTGCCCTCGTGGCGGGCGGGCATGGCCAAGGGGGCGTCGATGCCGGTGACCGCCTGTGCAACCGTGCGCGAGGCATGCAGGGCGAGGGTCATCTTGCCGGGCAGCACCGTCCACCATCCAGTGACGCCGTCGCGGTCGCGGTGGTCGATGACCGCGTAGTTCGGTTCGGTACCCCACTGATCACCGCTGCCGCGGGTGTGCTCGGTCTTGCTGCACATCCATGCCACCCCCGCGGTCTCGTCGAGCAGACCGGGCCGCAACCATTGCGACAGCTCCTGGGTCAGTGCCACGGTGTCGGCGGTGGGGACGGGCCAGCGAGCCGGGCCGCGCACGAACCGCTGCTGCGCACCATAGCGAGACGCCAGGACCGCGCCGCCCGCCGCCGCCGGGGCCAGAGCGGGCCACCCGAACTCGAGGCCGATGAGCGCACAGGGGATCTCTCCGGGAAAGGCCATCATCATCTCCAACCGGGATCGCAGCTCGCCGGTGACCTGCGATGCCGACTGTTCGAGCACGCTGTGTGTACCAATCCCGTTGCACACCACCACATTCGCCGCTTCGACGAACTTGGTGCCGGTGTCGACACCCCGCACGGCACCGTCAGCGGCGACAACGCGCGACACTCGTGTGCCGACGAGTAGATCGACTCCGCCCGCCGCGCACCGCGTAGCCAGGCCGGTCACGAGTGCGTGGGTGTCGATGAGCAGTTCCCGGACCATGAAAGCCTGGACCGGTGGCCGGTCAGTGAGTGTGAGCAACTCGCCCAGCTGTCGCGGATCGACCTCGCGCGCAGTCACGTCGTGGCGTCGCCACCGTGTCGCGTACTCGCCCATGGTGGCCGGTGTGCCGAAGTAGCAGCAGGTGTCGATCTCGCAGATGCACTCGGGGAACGAACTACGGAAGGCGGCTTGTGCCTGCGAGCACGCCGACATCACCTCCGGATGCCAGCGTGCGTACAGCGCTCCGCTGTGCACCATGCCGTGATTGCGGGTCGTCGCTCCCGCCCCGAGTAGATCCCGTTCCAGTACCGCCACCTCAGCACCCTGGCCGCTCAGCCGTGCCGCCGTCATCAGCCCGGCCACACCGCCGCCCACCACGACGCAGTCGTACCCGCCCGCCATCACCGGCTATCTCCGCCCTCGGGACGGCCCCACCGGAAGGTCACAGTCCGACGAGATTCCCTCAGCCGGGCGCGGCACGGGTATGGCTCGGCGGCAACAGTTTCGCGCGACTGGTTGTTGTCGATGTCTTCCACAACCGCCAGCGTCTCCCCAGCACAGGGGGTGCGGCTAACAACCCGGTGCTGTACAACACCGAGTTGTGGTCAGAGCGTGGTCGCTGCGGTCGCCAGTCGCAGTACCGCTCTTCCCGCAGCCTGAATGGGGTGGTCGGCGAGGATTTCCTGCACCCGCTCGCTGGTGAAGGGCTGCAATTCCAGTACACGGCCTTCCGCGTTACTGGTGGCCGAGGCGGCGAATAGGGAATCGAACACCGGTGCGTCGATGACCACCGCGGTGAGTAGATCTGTGGCGAAGCTCAGCGGATCGACCCCGAGCCCGAGGCAGTAGGCCGTGAGAGCCCCGTCTCGGCGGGCCCGCTCCAGGCGGTTCGCGAAGTCCCAGGAGTCGTAGTCGATGGGAGCGCGCTCGCTGCCATGGTCTTCGCTGTCGCCGCGCAGCTCCTCGGCGAACTCGCGAATCATATTGCGCCACAGCGAGAAATCCGGGTCTATATTCCACT carries:
- a CDS encoding carbamoyltransferase family protein produces the protein MGIHGTFGRADHDAAAVLIHDDRIVAAAEEERFLRYKHAVGLMPDHAIRYVLAEAAITIHDVDVIAFPRATWHDFRPRFEAYLWYQFGHVPAIEYIDHHLAHAASAYLISGFDESLVVTADQAGDGVCAAVFRGAAGKLTPVDTVPFPDSVGLFVAAMTQYLGYRSQNDEYKVMGLAAHGTPYPRQPLLTIDAGHPHLNTSLLHREVFHRHPLFHTDQLPMIAEDTLPGFPPRRLPGGPLRSEHADIAATTQAVIETAVHALVERHRRPGDTHLCVAGGVMENSVAVGKLVTHAGFTDIYAAPACGDAGTALGAALVVAAAHGHRPARLDDTRLGPAYTDQAIDSVLRECGIAYRQTDDPAASTAELLARGHIVAWFQGRMEFGPRALGARSLLADPSSAVMRDRVNRIKRREQFRPFGPSVLAEHTPELFGHTTVHAPFMSFTLPTTHPGPIVAATHIDGTSRPQTVPPRTGIYRQLIEHFHHLTTVPAILNTSLNSGWEPIVADPAQALAFFHSSPADALVIGTHIVTKHHP
- a CDS encoding NAD-dependent epimerase/dehydratase family protein, whose product is MANIVIPGASGFLGVNLLRRIHTDPAFADHEQLVCIDPLQYGVQKIPAQILNSPRVRFECCSIYTPGTLTRLAGPGDLVIHLAAEVNTAAHPQTAVLDNPLGYLQELVDARIGRLLFLSTADVYGVNNSDDLAETDPIHPVSIYAAAKAAFEAYLSAFHAREGLPVIVFRPVTIYGPDQYPGWLIPAAITRALAGQPIPLFGDGSARRDWIHVEDVCELLAAAALSGRDDVHGQTFNIGTGGEDTTLGVTRYIVDSIAHPDASIEFAPARPADPPRQVTTAVKARAVFGWAPHIPLREGLDRTIAAYRQPTSVQG
- a CDS encoding DegT/DnrJ/EryC1/StrS family aminotransferase: MIPPFTAAVPDDEIATTLAAAEQILRSGQLVLGAHTEAVEAAVAALAGTRYAIAVNSGSTALEIIYRTLNVRGRTVLVPANTNYATAAAALTAGARVELYDAGLYPDRADLERRLDGEVAAVVIVHIGGYLCPDLPQILRLCDEAGVPVIEDAAHAHGSTLASRPAGGLGYAAAFSLFATKVVTTGEGGVITTDDPDLDRLARMYRNQGKDADGRHVVWGGSWRMTELGAALGAAELNHLDRDRQRRRVVIDRYTAALTDVALLEFPSLAGQVSGHKAIALLDSGVDRKALRDKVCAEGVVLAQGVYEQPLHRQPLFGGLNVGDGFPGADDFAARHICLPLWRAMTNATVDHVIDTLRVSLTR
- a CDS encoding NAD(P)/FAD-dependent oxidoreductase yields the protein MAGGYDCVVVGGGVAGLMTAARLSGQGAEVAVLERDLLGAGATTRNHGMVHSGALYARWHPEVMSACSQAQAAFRSSFPECICEIDTCCYFGTPATMGEYATRWRRHDVTAREVDPRQLGELLTLTDRPPVQAFMVRELLIDTHALVTGLATRCAAGGVDLLVGTRVSRVVAADGAVRGVDTGTKFVEAANVVVCNGIGTHSVLEQSASQVTGELRSRLEMMMAFPGEIPCALIGLEFGWPALAPAAAGGAVLASRYGAQQRFVRGPARWPVPTADTVALTQELSQWLRPGLLDETAGVAWMCSKTEHTRGSGDQWGTEPNYAVIDHRDRDGVTGWWTVLPGKMTLALHASRTVAQAVTGIDAPLAMPARHEGSPVDVAEFVDVTPWTAHQEASAR